In Rhinopithecus roxellana isolate Shanxi Qingling chromosome 16, ASM756505v1, whole genome shotgun sequence, a single genomic region encodes these proteins:
- the LOC115894031 gene encoding elongation factor 1-delta-like has translation MATNFLVHEKIWFDKFKYDDAERRFYEQMNGPVAGASRQENGASVILRDIARARENIQKSLAGTSGPGASSGPSGDHSELVIRIASLEVENQSLRGVVQELQQAISKLEARLNVLEKSSPGHRATAPQTQHVSPMRQVEPPTKKPATPAEDDEDDDIDLFGSDNEEEDKEAAQLREERLRQYAEKKAKKPALVAKSSILLDVKPWDDETDMAQLEACVRSIQLDGLVWGASKLVPVGYGIRKLQIQCVVEDDKVGTDLLEEEITKFEEHVQTVDIAAFNKI, from the coding sequence ATGGCTACAAACTTCCTAGTACATGAGAAGATCTGGTTTGACAAGTTCAAATATGACGATGCAGAAAGGAGATTCTACGAGCAGATGAACGGGCCTGTGGCCGGTGCCTCCCGCCAGGAGAATGGCGCCAGCGTGATCCTTCGTGACATTGCGAGAGCCAGAGAGAACATCCAGAAATCCCTGGCCGGAACCTCAGGCCCCGGGGCCTCCAGCGGCCCCAGCGGAGACCACAGCGAGCTTGTCATCCGGATCGCCAGTCTGGAAGTGGAGAACCAGAGCCTGCGTGGCGTGGTACAGGAGCTGCAGCAGGCCATCTCCAAGCTGGAGGCCCGGCTGAACGTGCTGGAGAAGAGCTCGCCTGGCCACCGGGCCACGGCCCCGCAGACCCAGCATGTGTCTCCCATGCGCCAAGTGGAGCCCCCAACCAAGAAGCCAGCCACACCAGCAGAGGATGACGAGGATGATGACATTGACCTGTTTGGCAGCGACAATgaggaggaggacaaggaggCGGCACAGCTGCGGGAGGAGCGGCTGCGGCAGTACGCAGAGAAGAAGGCCAAGAAGCCTGCACTGGTGGCCAAGTCCTCTATCCTGCTGGATGTCAAGCCTTGGGACGATGAGACGGACATGGCCCAGCTGGAGGCCTGTGTGCGCTCTATCCAGCTGGATGGGCTGGTCTGGGGGGCCTCCAAGCTGGTGCCCGTGGGCTACGGTATCCGGAAGCTACAGATTCAGTGTGTGGTGGAGGACGACAAGGTGGGGACAGACTTGCTGGAGGAGGAGATCACCAAGTTTGAGGAGCACGTGCAGACTGTTGATATCGCAGCTTTCAACAAGATCTGa